The region GGGATGCCCGGCCGGATGTGGTGGATGTGATGATAGCCGATGTTTCCCGTCATCCACTGGAGAATCCCGGGCAACCGGTAGTACGGGCTGCCCTCCAGCGCGATACGGATCGGATCCCGTTCGTCGTGGCGGGACCAGAGAACACTGTCGAACTGGTGCTGCACGTAGAACATCCACATCGCCATGGCGCCGCAGATGAGAATGACGGGCAGATGGATCAACACGTACGTGCGGAACCCGATGGTCAAACTCGCCGCGACGATGATGGCGAGAATGGCGATGACGGTGAGCAGCCAGAAGTCCCCGACACCGCGGCGATCCAGGTCCCCGACCGTTGCGTGATGGATGCCGTGCGCCCTGCGCCAGTCCTCGTACGGCGTGAAGGTCAGAATCCCGCAGATGCGTCCGAGGATGGCATTCGCCCTCCGGGAAGCGAAGAAGGACGAATGGACGCAGTCGTGGAAGAAGATGAGGATGCGGCCCAGGAAGACGGCGGCGGGCACCGCCCGGCGGAGGTCCGGTGTCTTCGGGCACACGTCATCTCCCCTCGTTCGGACCGGTGTGTCGTCTGTGCGCGAGTCCCGCTAAAAGTATCCCGCTCGGCGGAAGCCCTGTCAAGGCGCTCCGGGGGACGACGCGGTCACCGCATGACGACCAGCTTCCCCGAGCGGGTCGCCTCGCCTGCCCGCAGGCGACAGAAGTAGACGCCGGCGGCAACCGCTCGGCCCGTGTCGTCCCGGCCGTCCCAGGCCAGGTTGTGCGGGCCGCGCGCCATGACGGCGTCGACGAGGACGCAGACCCGCCGGCCCCGGGCGTCATAGACCGCCACGGCCACCCTTCCCCGCTCCGCAAGCGAGAACCGCAGCACTGTGGCGCCCGTGAACGGGTTCGGGCAGTTCCGGCAGAGCGCCGTCGAGCACCCGGGCGCCTCGTACGCCCCCGTCTCGAAGAGGACCCGCGCACTGCCGGTCGCGCCCCGGCATTCGACGCGATAGCGGTAGGTCATCCCCGGGCAGCAGACCGAGTCGCAGAACCGGAAGTCGATCTCGCCCGCGCCGGCTTGCACCTCGTCGAGCTCGACGAATTTCCTCCCGTACGAGGACAGCCGCTGCACGGAGAAGACGGCCCCCGACTCGGGCGCGGCGATGACCCACTCGATGCGGATCGAGCCTTCGTCGCGGAGAACGCGATACCGGTACTCCCTCGGTTGTTTGGCGGGTTCTCGTGCGCGAGGTTCCTGTGCGATCCGGCTCTCGTTCAGCCCGCTCGCACAGCATCCGGACAGAAACATTCGGCAAGCATGCCGACCGCAACATCACGCAGTCGTTGCATCGGTCACCTCCTTGCCCGAGCGCTTGCGTGCGAATCAGGAGACGGACGCGCTCGTCGATCCGTCAGGGCCGGCGAATGCGAACGGTGGGGGATGCCGGGCAGTTCCCGCGGGAAGCGGTCGAAGCGGATCCGACCACCACTGAAAATATAATGCATCTGTGCATCCATATCAACAGCGCACGGAATGGCGACTCGCCTGTGGTATAGTGTGGCGTCGCCGATCGACCGCGAGCGAACCGGATCGGCATTTCGGAACGGCCCGTAACGAACACGGAGAGCTTTCCCATGATGAAGTGGAATATCCCGCCGGCCATCGTCGTCGCAGCAGCCTGCCTGCTGTCGATCCTGCCCCAGGGTTGCGGCGACTCCGATCGCGAACGGAACGATTTCAGGGAACGCCTGCACGCGGTGTCGGACAGCATGCGCTCCGAGGCCGTGGCCGATTGCGCCAGGGCGGACGCGTTCCTTCGCATCATCCGCGCCATCTGTCGAGACAGCATCGACTGTCCCCGCCGGGAGGGAGAGACCATCGAGTTCCCGTTCGACGTGCTCACGGGCTTCCCCGTGGCGAACGACGGCGACTATTACGAATACATCGAGGCCGACCTGCCTTCCGTCTTTGCGGATCTGTCCGATTCCTGCGCGGTCGAGGACAGCGTGCTCGTCAGCGTCATGATCTTTCCCGGCCGTGAAGACGTATGCGACATGTCATACAAGCACGGCTACTTCACCGGCGATCCGGATCGCTGGCATCTCGCGTGCAAGCCGAGCCACGACAACCTGTGGTCCAGGACCGTCACGAAAGGCGGAGTCGGAGTCATCGGACATTCCGACAGGTACTACCGGCATTGCCTCGAGGATCCCCCGGTCGAGAGGGTCTTGTACATGCACAATACGAATTACCGGGAGACAGGCACCTATACGAACGGCACGATCGCCGTCGAGTACGACACGTATTATTACCGCATCGATCCGGGCGCCGACTGTCCCTGCAGCATGATCGCCTCGATACACTGGGACCCGCCGCGGGATTTCCAGTTCGCGGAAGGCAGACCGCCGGACCGCAAGTACGGCGGCGGCGACGACGAGTGGAAGATTCAGACCCTGCTTCGGAGATGGCAGAGGCGGAATGCGGATCGATGAGGCGGAGAGCAGACCGGAACGCATCCCGGGCGGTCAGCGAACACGGGCGTCCGGGGAAGGTGCGGCAGCGGCATCCGCCCGAGGCCCCACCGCCCCCCTCACCCCAGCGGCAGGAGCACGAGCGCCAGCGCCGCCACGGCCAGCCCGGCGACGGCGAGGCGCGAGAGCTTCTCGCGCCACACGACGAGGCCCAGCACGGTGGACCCGAGGATGACGGCGAGGTTGGTGAACGGGAACGCGATCGAGGCGGGCACATCCCGCAGGGCCCGCAGCATGAAGATCGTGCTGTAGAGGTTCGGCACCCCCAGCAGGAACCCCAGCAGCACCGTCCGGCGCTCGACCCTGAGCCCCCTCGCCCCCACGATCCCCCACGCGAACAGGCAGGCCACCGTGAAGAGGATGAACGTGAAGACAAGCCGGTCGACCCCCGTCCCCGTCTCGCGGAAGGCCTTGAGGAGCACGTCCCCGATCCCCATCACGAGGAAGAGCGAGACGATGAGAAGCCGGTAGCCGCGCCTGCCGTGCGCCTCCCCCCCGTCGCGGATCCCCGCGCCGAAGAGGAGGATCGCGGCGGCGCCGAGTGCGATCCCCGCCCACTGCAGCGGCCCCGGCTGCTCGCTCCATACGAGGATCGACACGACGATCGGCACGGCCACCGAGAGGCGCATCACCGTCACGGGCACGGCGAGCGGTCCCCGGGCGATCCCCGTCATGAGGAGCAGGAAGCCGAGGACGTAATCGACCCCCGCCACGGCGCCGAGGGCAAGGATCCCCGCCGGCGGCCGGGGCACCCCTCCCCCGGGAAGCAGCAAAGCCAGGGACAAGAGCGACGCGACGATGTAGTTCGCCGCCGCCAGCACCACGCGGTCCCCCCCGCGGGTCTCGTTGATCTTGAGGATGACGGCGATGAGGATCGAGCACCCCGCCGCGGGCAGCAGCCAGATCACGGCGCCTCCCCGACGAACTGGTCCGCGAAGGCGGCCGCGGTGAGGGCCTCCCCCGTGGCGAGCTCCACGTGGCGGTCCCAGCGGTGGCTGTTCCCCGGGCGGAAGACGACCTCGTTGAACCAGTCGCCGACGTCCCGCCTGCCATGGAGCCCCGCGCCGTCGACGCCGAAACGCCGGCGGACGTGGCTGGCGAAGAGCGAGGCGATCATCTCGCCGAGCATGTAGTTGTGGTAGTAGACGGGACTCGAGACGATGTGGATCTTCGTCGCCCAGTCCGGCTCGTCGCGCCCGTCGGGGCGGCGGACGAGCTGGTGGCGCTCGACGAGATCCCACCACAGGGCGTTGAGGTCGCCGCCCGGATCCCGGTAGAGCTCGCGCTCGAAGCGGAACATCACCTGGCACCAGCGGGCGAAGACGAGCTGCTTCGCGCGGAGGCTCCGGGAGACGGCGAGGCCGATCCGCTCCGTCTCGGCGTCTCCGAGGCCGAGCGCGGCACGCATCCACGCGGGATCCTGCGCGAGCCGGCCGAAGAACATCGCCGCCGCCTCGGTCGTGGCCAGGTGCGGGTAGGTGCGCAAAAGCCAGGGCAGCTCGCCGTCGATCCCCAGGTCGTAGACGCCGTGGCCGAGCTCGTGGAGGATCGTCTCCATCCAGTAGGCGTTGTCCTTCATGTTGGCGAGGATCCGCACGTCGCCGCGGCGGTCGATGTCGGTGCAGAAGGCGTGCGGGTTCTTCCCCTCGCGCTCGTAGAGATCGCTCGCCCGGAGGATTGGCTCTACGTCCATGCCGAGCCCCGCGTAGAAGTCCCGCGCGAGGACGACCGGGTCCGTCCCCCGGTAGAACGCGTCGAGATCGACGTCGCCCACCGAGACGGCCTCCTGGAAGAAGGGGTCCTCGTAGTGCCAGGGGCGGAGCTCGCCGGCCGGCACGCCGAAGCGGGCGGCGAGATGGCCGTCGATCTCCTCCTTGATGGCGGCGAAGGGCCCGGCGGTGAGCCGGTCGAGATCGTCGAAGAGCGCGAGCAGCTCGTCGCCGTCCTGCTCGGCCAGCTCGAGGGACATGGCGTGGTAGTCGCCGAAGCCCGCGGCGCGCGCCGACTCGTTCCTGAGGCGGACGAGCTCGAGCAACCGGTCGGCGACGACGCGTCCGACGCGCTTGTTCGCCTCCCACACCCGGCGGCGGCGCTCCTGGTCGCCGGAGGTACGAAGGATATCGTGGACGTCGTTCATCGTGAGCGTTTTGCCGTTTTCCTCCGTGCGGAAGGTGCCGAAGGCGCCCTCCACCTCCGAGGCCAGCTCGACGATGCGGCCGAGGAGGGCCGGGTCGACCTGGTTGCCGAGATACCGGCGGTAGAGCACGCCGGCCGAGCGCTTCAGGAGCGGATCCTCGATCCCGTCCTCCTCCCATGCGCGCCGGACCACGGCGAACGCCCCGGTATCGGCGTAGATCTCCTCGATCCGTTTCTGCAGCCGGGAGAACCGGCGGAAATGCTCGTCACTGCCGGAGAGGGAGGCCTCCCAGTAGGCGAGCGCCGCCTCGCGGTCGAGCGGCGCTATCCGCTCGACGTGCGTTTCGACGAACCGGGCGAAATCGGTCACTGCGATCCCTTCGTGCGTGTTTTCACGGCCGGCGGCTTTCCGCCGGCCGTGAACGGAACAACTACTTATACATCGTTTCGCGGTCCGGGGCAATCCCCCGCCGGGCGTTTCCGGCTTCCCTCGTAGAGGGTGTACCGCCGGAAGCTGCACCGCAGGGAACCGTTCCTGAGCGCGATCCGCCGCTCGGGCCGCAGGCCGATCCGCTTGAGCGCGTCGATGTTGGCCGAGAGCACCCACGCCTCCCACCCGGCCCACCGCCGCTTGAGCGTATCGCCGAGCGACCGGTAGAGTTCCTCGATCCCCTCCTCCTCGAGCCGCTCGCCGTAGGGCGGGTTGGTCACGATGACCCCCTCCGCCGCCGGCGGCCCGGCATCCTCGAAGGCCCGCGTCTCGATCGGGACGTCGTCGAGGAGAAAGGCGCGGCGGGCGTTCTGGCGCGCGAGCCGGGCGGCCTCAGGATCGACGTCCCCGCCCCCAACGGCGACGCCGAGGGGCCGGACGGCCGTCTTCGCCTCGCCCAGGATCCGCTGCCAGAGCGGCTCGTCGAGGTCGGGCCACCGGAGGAAGCCGAAATCGGGCCGCAGGAGCCCCGGGGCGATATGCCGGGCGATCATCGCCGCCTCGATCGGGATCGTCCCCGAGCCGCACATCGGGTCCACGAAGGCGCGCTCGCCGCGCCAGCCCGTGAGGAGGATCATCCCCGCGGCGAGGTTCTCCGAGAGGGGCGCCTCGGTGCGCTCGAGACGGTAGCCGCGCCTGCCGAGGGCGCGCCCCGAGGAGTCCAGCGAGACGACGCAGTCGCGGTCGGCGATGTGCACGTTGATCCGCAGGGTCGGCGCGGCCGTGTCCACCGACGGCCGCCGCCCGGCGATGTCGCGGAAGCGGTCGACGACGGCGTCCTTGACCTTGAGGGCCACCCAGCCCGAGTGGTGGAAATGCGGCGATGAGACGACCGAGTCCACGGCGAGGGTGTCGTCGACGCCGAGATGCGTTTCCCAGGGGATCTCACGCACGAGGCGGTAGAGGCTCTTCTCCGTGCGGGTGTTGAACCGCGCCACCGGCACGAGGACGCGCGTTGCGGTGCGCAGCCACAGGTTGGCCCGGTAGAGGAGGTCCCGGCCGCCCCGGCAGGCGACGACGCGGTTGCCCGGCTCGATCGCCGACGCGCCGAGCGCGGCGAGCTCGCCGGCGAGGACCGTCTCGAGCCCCGAGAGGGTCTTGACCGTGATCGCGAATTCGCTCTCCGGCATGATCCCGGCGGCTGGGCCGCCCCTTCTCCTTCCCGTCCGGCGCGGCCGGCGGCCTTCCGCCGGCGCCCCCCAGCCCCTAGAGCCAGTGCCTGCGCCGGAAATAGACGATCATGACGACGCCGACGACGAGCATCGCGCCGAGCGCGGCCGGGTAGCCCCACGCCAGCTTCAGCTCCGGCATCCGCTCGAAGTTCATCCCGTAGATCC is a window of Candidatus Krumholzibacteriota bacterium DNA encoding:
- a CDS encoding fatty acid desaturase, encoding MCPKTPDLRRAVPAAVFLGRILIFFHDCVHSSFFASRRANAILGRICGILTFTPYEDWRRAHGIHHATVGDLDRRGVGDFWLLTVIAILAIIVAASLTIGFRTYVLIHLPVILICGAMAMWMFYVQHQFDSVLWSRHDERDPIRIALEGSPYYRLPGILQWMTGNIGYHHIHHIRPGIPDYNLQRCYDETPAMQAVKPLTIRESLRSPFLYLWDEGRQRIVGFRSRR
- a CDS encoding T9SS type A sorting domain-containing protein, which codes for MFLSGCCASGLNESRIAQEPRAREPAKQPREYRYRVLRDEGSIRIEWVIAAPESGAVFSVQRLSSYGRKFVELDEVQAGAGEIDFRFCDSVCCPGMTYRYRVECRGATGSARVLFETGAYEAPGCSTALCRNCPNPFTGATVLRFSLAERGRVAVAVYDARGRRVCVLVDAVMARGPHNLAWDGRDDTGRAVAAGVYFCRLRAGEATRSGKLVVMR
- a CDS encoding EamA family transporter; translated protein: MIWLLPAAGCSILIAVILKINETRGGDRVVLAAANYIVASLLSLALLLPGGGVPRPPAGILALGAVAGVDYVLGFLLLMTGIARGPLAVPVTVMRLSVAVPIVVSILVWSEQPGPLQWAGIALGAAAILLFGAGIRDGGEAHGRRGYRLLIVSLFLVMGIGDVLLKAFRETGTGVDRLVFTFILFTVACLFAWGIVGARGLRVERRTVLLGFLLGVPNLYSTIFMLRALRDVPASIAFPFTNLAVILGSTVLGLVVWREKLSRLAVAGLAVAALALVLLPLG
- a CDS encoding M3 family oligoendopeptidase — translated: MTDFARFVETHVERIAPLDREAALAYWEASLSGSDEHFRRFSRLQKRIEEIYADTGAFAVVRRAWEEDGIEDPLLKRSAGVLYRRYLGNQVDPALLGRIVELASEVEGAFGTFRTEENGKTLTMNDVHDILRTSGDQERRRRVWEANKRVGRVVADRLLELVRLRNESARAAGFGDYHAMSLELAEQDGDELLALFDDLDRLTAGPFAAIKEEIDGHLAARFGVPAGELRPWHYEDPFFQEAVSVGDVDLDAFYRGTDPVVLARDFYAGLGMDVEPILRASDLYEREGKNPHAFCTDIDRRGDVRILANMKDNAYWMETILHELGHGVYDLGIDGELPWLLRTYPHLATTEAAAMFFGRLAQDPAWMRAALGLGDAETERIGLAVSRSLRAKQLVFARWCQVMFRFERELYRDPGGDLNALWWDLVERHQLVRRPDGRDEPDWATKIHIVSSPVYYHNYMLGEMIASLFASHVRRRFGVDGAGLHGRRDVGDWFNEVVFRPGNSHRWDRHVELATGEALTAAAFADQFVGEAP
- a CDS encoding class I SAM-dependent RNA methyltransferase; the encoded protein is MPESEFAITVKTLSGLETVLAGELAALGASAIEPGNRVVACRGGRDLLYRANLWLRTATRVLVPVARFNTRTEKSLYRLVREIPWETHLGVDDTLAVDSVVSSPHFHHSGWVALKVKDAVVDRFRDIAGRRPSVDTAAPTLRINVHIADRDCVVSLDSSGRALGRRGYRLERTEAPLSENLAAGMILLTGWRGERAFVDPMCGSGTIPIEAAMIARHIAPGLLRPDFGFLRWPDLDEPLWQRILGEAKTAVRPLGVAVGGGDVDPEAARLARQNARRAFLLDDVPIETRAFEDAGPPAAEGVIVTNPPYGERLEEEGIEELYRSLGDTLKRRWAGWEAWVLSANIDALKRIGLRPERRIALRNGSLRCSFRRYTLYEGSRKRPAGDCPGPRNDV